A genomic region of Eucalyptus grandis isolate ANBG69807.140 chromosome 5, ASM1654582v1, whole genome shotgun sequence contains the following coding sequences:
- the LOC104446000 gene encoding NAC domain-containing protein 41, giving the protein MNPLVKFRPTDEHLFAHYLQQKATGAPLPPGLIEECDLYSQEPWRIFDTTSEQTFYVFTTLRKNKSRVLRTAGSGTWKEQHAMRIPDILGELAGYKKSFKFQGGRGSSATSGRWIMYEFSMCDERQCKYVLCKIKFYRDKKKLKDKEIVISADIPVQFEDENRRAKRMCLLNDSGDRSSVICDFAIASSSTVDGAQPATSQAFSSSVAYAEQLQMSAGAYADLLPTTAEQVNDDNEWIDRLMDMDIDPVVDADYLFGSNPFANPSKTIQMRCSHPHSAHRTTRRGVRLLSINKGALLMHKSKTF; this is encoded by the exons ATGAATCCGCTAGTTAAGTTTCGCCCAACTGATGAGCACCTTTTCGCTCACTACCTCCAGCAGAAAGCAACGGGCGCGCCACTGCCTCCCGGTCTTATCGAAGAGTGCGACCTGTACAGCCAAGAGCCTTGGAGGATCTTCGACACCACCTCGGAGCAGACGTTCTACGTTTTCACCACGTTGAGAAAGAACAAGTCGAGGGTTTTAAGGACCGCCGGGTCCGGGACATGGAAAGAGCAGCACGCGATGAGAATCCCCGACATTCTTGGTGAGTTGGCTGGCTACAAGAAGTCCTTCAAGTTTCAAGGTGGACGTGGCTCGAGTGCAACGAGCGGGCGCTGGATCATGTACGAGTTCTCAATGTGCGACGAGAGG CAGTGCAAGTACGTCCTatgcaaaatcaaattttatagagacaagaagaaattaaaagacaaGGAAATTGTAATTTCGGCCGACATACCGGTGCAATTTGAAGATGAGAATCGACGAGCGAAGAGGATGTGCCTACTCAATGACTCCGGTGATCGCTCAAGCGTCATCTGTGACTTTGCCATCGCGTCCTCATCCACGGTGGATGGAGCTCAACCCGCCACTTCCCAAGCCTTTAGCAGCAGCGTAGCATATGCAGAACAACTTCAGATGTCAGCAGGGGCATATGCAGATTTACTTCCTACGACAGCAGAGCAAGTCAATGATGACAATGAATGGATTGATCGCTTGATGGATATGGATATAGATCCGGTGGTTGACGCCGATTATCTCTTTGGTTCAAATCCTTTTGCTAATCCATCGAAGACGATACAAATGCGATGCTCACATCCACACTCGGCACACCGGACAACCAGACGTGGGGTCCGACTTCTCTCCATCAACAAAGGAGCGTTGCTGATGCACAAGAGCAAAACGTTCTAG